GCACGGTGCGCTACTACGAGGAGGTCGGGCTGATCGAACCGTCGGACCGCACGGCCGGCGGGTTCCGGCTGTACAGCGACGATGACATCGCGCGCCTGGAGCTGATCAAGCGCATGAAGCCGCTGGGCTTCACGCTGGACGAGATGCGCGACCTGCTCGAGGTGCGCCGTCGGTTGCGGTTCGACGATCTGGACGTCGATGAGCGGGCGCGGGCGGCGGATCGGTTGGCGATGTATGCCGAGGCCGCCTCTGCCAAGTGCGAGGAACTTCGCGGCAAGCTTCAGGCGGCGGAGGCGTTCGTTGAGTCCTTGCGGTCGGAGACGACCAGCCACCCCAGGTCCACCCCGAGGCGCTGAGCCGACCTTGTCGACCACGTCGTCCCCCGCCCTGGATCCTGCACGCGCGGCTGCGCGGCGTCGCACGTTCGCGATCATTTCGCATCCGGATGCGGGCAAGACGACCCTGACGGAGAAGTTCCTGCTGTACTCGGGTGCGATCCACCAGGCCGGGGCGGTGCGGTCAAGGAAGGTGGAGCGGACCGCGACGTCGGACTGGATGGCGTTGGAGCGGCAGCGTGGCATCTCGATCAGCTCCGCGGTGGTGCGCTTCGACCACCGTGGGGTGACGTTCAACCTGCTGGACACGCCCGGGCACCGCGACTTCTCCGAGGACACCTACCGGGTGCTGTCCGCGGTGGACGCCGCGGTGATGGTGCTGGACGCGGCCAAGGGCGTCGAACACCAGACGCGGAAACTGTTCGCGGTGTGCCGCCGGCGTGGCACGCCGCTGCTGACGTTCGTGAACAAGATGGACCGCCCGTCGCTGGATCCGCTGGCGATCCTCGACGACATCGAGGCGCAGATCGGCCTCGAACCGGTCCCGGTCACCTGGCCCGTGAAGTCCCGCGGACAGTTCCACGGGGTCGTCGACCGGCGTGATCGTGTGGTGCATCGGTTCGCCCGGACCGCCCACGGGTCCACCAAGGCCCCGGAGCGCCAGCAGCCGTGGGATGGACAGGACGACCCGGACGGAACCGTCGACGAGCAGCTGGCGTTGCTGGACGCGGTGCACGACCCGGTCGACCTCGCCGGCTTCCGGGACGGGCGATCCACGCCGGTGTTCTTCGGGTCGGCGCTGTCGAACTTCGGGGTGCGGCTGCTGCTGGACGCGCTGGTGGACCTGGCTCCCGCCCCGCAGCCGCGTGCGGACGTTGCCGGCGACCCGCGCCCGTTGGACGCCCCATTCTCGGCGTACGTGTTCAAGGTGCAGGCCAACATGGACCCGCGGCACCGCGACCGCATCGCGTTCCTCCGGATCTGCTCGGGACGGTTCGAACGAGGCATGACCGCGACCTGCGCGCGGACCGGGCAGCCGTTCGCGATGCGCTACGCCCACGAAGTATCCGGCCAGGGCCGCGCCACCGCGGACGTGGCCTGGCCCGGCGACGTGATCGGGCTGGTCAACGCCTCGGATCTGACGATCGGCGACACCCTCTACGTCGACGAACCGGTCGCGTTCCCGTCCCCGCCGACGTTCGCACCGGAGCACTTCCGCCGCATCCGCCCGACCGACCGGACCCGCTACAAGCAGTTTCGCCGCGGCCTGTCCGAGCTGGACGAGGAGGGCGTCATCCAGGTTCTGCGCGACCCCCAGCTCGGCGACCAGGCGCCGCTGCTGGCCGCGGTCGGGGTCCTGCAGTTCGACGTCACGATCTGGCGGCTCGAGCACGAGTTCGGCGCCCTGGCCGAGCTCGATGACGTCGACTACCAGCTGGCCCGCCGCACCGACCGCGCCGGCGCCAGGACCCTGCGAGACGCTCGCGCCGCCGACGTCTACCACCGCTCCGACGGCACCCCTCTCGCGCTGTTCCGCAACCGCTTCGCGCTCGAGCGGCTCGAACGCGACCTGCCCGGCCTGACCCTGGACGCCATCGTCACCCTCTGATGCGGCGGCCGGTCCGACCGGGGACCGCGCCGAGCAACCTCCACGTCGACCACCCGGTCGTTGGTGCATACCGCGGTGGGCGCTCCAGGCGACGGTCCCCGACCCCCAAGCGCGGCACGGACGCACGTGCGGGACCGGGTCAACCATCGCGCACGGCCGACGCCTCGAACAGCTGATCGGCGAGCCGACGTAAGGTCACGGTTGGTTCGACCTTGGCGTTCCAGCCGGGCGGGATCGCGTCCTCGCCCAGGTAGCCGCCGCACACCGGTCCCGGCCATCCCCGCGACCGTGTCGGTGTCCCCGCCGAGGCGGACGGCGAACTCCACCACGTCCGGCCAGGAGTCGGGACGCAGCAGAAACGCGTACAGCGCAGCCGGCACGGCATCCACCGCGAGCGCAGACGTGCCCAGCCGGCTGGCGACGGCTGTGACGTCGTCGACCGGCAGCAACGAACCGACAGCTTCCAGACGTCCCACCATCGTGTCCGTGTCGGCCCACCGGATCAGCTTCGCGATCACCGCCTGCGGATCGATCCCACCCGACGGAGCATCCAGGGCCAGTGCGACCGCGATCGCTTGCACCGCCGCAGCGTCGACCGCGTGCGGGTGACCGTGGGTGCAGCGCGCCTGCGCACGCGCCAGGCGGTCCACCTCCGTCAGGTCCCCGTGTGCGAGTAGCGCCAGCGGCGCCACCCGCATCGCTGCCCCGTCCGTCGCCGAGCCGAGCCCATCGAACGCATCGAGCACCGCCCGCTCCCACGACACGCCACGTCCGAGCTCCTCCACGAGCGCCGGGATGGTGCTGCCCCATCCGCGGTCGGGCTCGGCCCGGTACGCGTGCACGAGCGCCCGCGACAGGTGCACCGGATCCAGCCCGCCGCGTGCGACGAGACTATTGGCGACCGCGATCGTCAGCACCGTGTCGTCGGTGTGCTGCAGCCGACGGGCCCTGGCGACGTGCCGTTGGA
The Actinomycetota bacterium DNA segment above includes these coding regions:
- a CDS encoding ADP-ribosylglycohydrolase family protein; this translates as MGSAVGDAVGAAFEGGPPRPGDQSGLLIQRHVARARRLQHTDDTVLTIAVANSLVARGGLDPVHLSRALVHAYRAEPDRGWGSTIPALVEELGRGVSWERAVLDAFDGLGSATDGAAMRVAPLALLAHGDLTEVDRLARAQARCTHGHPHAVDAAAVQAIAVALALDAPSGGIDPQAVIAKLIRWADTDTMVGRLEAVGSLLPVDDVTAVASRLGTSALAVDAVPAALYAFLLRPDSWPDVVEFAVRLGGDTDTVAGMAGTGVRRLPGRGRDPARLERQGRTNRDLTSARRSAVRGVGRARWLTRSRTCVRAALGGRGPSPGAPTAVCTNDRVVDVEVARRGPRSDRPPHQRVTMASRVRPGRSRSSRSSAKRLRNSARGVPSERW
- a CDS encoding MerR family transcriptional regulator; translated protein: MVRDAIHQIGEVADRVGLSLRTVRYYEEVGLIEPSDRTAGGFRLYSDDDIARLELIKRMKPLGFTLDEMRDLLEVRRRLRFDDLDVDERARAADRLAMYAEAASAKCEELRGKLQAAEAFVESLRSETTSHPRSTPRR
- a CDS encoding peptide chain release factor 3; its protein translation is MSTTSSPALDPARAAARRRTFAIISHPDAGKTTLTEKFLLYSGAIHQAGAVRSRKVERTATSDWMALERQRGISISSAVVRFDHRGVTFNLLDTPGHRDFSEDTYRVLSAVDAAVMVLDAAKGVEHQTRKLFAVCRRRGTPLLTFVNKMDRPSLDPLAILDDIEAQIGLEPVPVTWPVKSRGQFHGVVDRRDRVVHRFARTAHGSTKAPERQQPWDGQDDPDGTVDEQLALLDAVHDPVDLAGFRDGRSTPVFFGSALSNFGVRLLLDALVDLAPAPQPRADVAGDPRPLDAPFSAYVFKVQANMDPRHRDRIAFLRICSGRFERGMTATCARTGQPFAMRYAHEVSGQGRATADVAWPGDVIGLVNASDLTIGDTLYVDEPVAFPSPPTFAPEHFRRIRPTDRTRYKQFRRGLSELDEEGVIQVLRDPQLGDQAPLLAAVGVLQFDVTIWRLEHEFGALAELDDVDYQLARRTDRAGARTLRDARAADVYHRSDGTPLALFRNRFALERLERDLPGLTLDAIVTL